Proteins encoded in a region of the Veillonella parvula genome:
- a CDS encoding RHS repeat-associated core domain-containing protein, whose product MQNQYCDHEAGLHYNLMRYYEPDAGRFVNQDPIVLLFLIHLVDLQLEQYLWSHTIPTYRKEVNPHWHIPHGI is encoded by the coding sequence CTGCAGAACCAGTATTGCGACCATGAGGCTGGGCTGCATTACAACCTGATGAGGTATTACGAGCCTGATGCGGGGCGGTTTGTGAATCAGGATCCGATTGTGCTGTTATTTCTGATTCACTTGGTAGACTTACAACTCGAGCAGTATCTATGGAGCCACACCATACCTACATACCGCAAAGAAGTAAATCCCCATTGGCACATTCCGCATGGAATTTGA
- a CDS encoding immunity 22 family protein, with product MIETTKDMISVWMGTSFKTPDEFNEYTDGMEDSDSHCPAFADFGVSFIDSDYFVAFQTDNGEIVPVEVLAEEVGAHSNKVIKDIVKVAKEKGINEGNSLYYYSNATFYEENPGKLYNDLKFIGTFKDPRKKYR from the coding sequence ATGATTGAAACAACTAAAGATATGATTTCTGTGTGGATGGGGACATCTTTTAAAACGCCCGATGAGTTTAATGAATATACAGATGGAATGGAGGACTCAGATTCTCATTGTCCAGCTTTTGCAGATTTTGGAGTTTCATTTATTGATTCTGATTATTTTGTGGCATTCCAGACAGATAATGGAGAAATTGTACCAGTTGAAGTGTTAGCAGAAGAAGTTGGGGCACACTCCAATAAAGTTATAAAAGATATTGTGAAAGTAGCAAAAGAGAAAGGAATAAATGAAGGTAATTCTTTATATTACTATTCTAATGCAACATTTTATGAGGAAAATCCAGGTAAACTTTACAATGATCTGAAGTTTATAGGAACCTTTAAGGACCCAAGAAAAAAATATCGCTAG
- a CDS encoding Imm43 family immunity protein: MKKLLVWGYALQSMDKVEKMGLPRVSSGVLGISEVFNPKKTHPDFDFPWSWFVKGQEIPPMPEKVYVCLKKARGVTFDFLPYNDFFIMSARFLEFIKKYGFDYDFGMSEAIIVNTKGELLTNEVYYLVRIVVWEIEDEIVYPDLALDEDDFSLEAYTNSDKDILLSTNHNYSGAFMVSENLKGKLLENFSLPFLYSLEEWKELNNLDFYWD, encoded by the coding sequence ATGAAAAAGTTATTAGTATGGGGATATGCTCTGCAGAGTATGGATAAAGTAGAAAAAATGGGGTTGCCACGAGTAAGTAGTGGAGTCCTAGGTATATCAGAGGTATTCAACCCTAAAAAAACGCATCCTGATTTTGACTTTCCCTGGAGTTGGTTCGTAAAAGGGCAAGAAATTCCTCCAATGCCTGAAAAGGTTTATGTCTGCTTAAAGAAAGCAAGAGGTGTTACTTTTGATTTTCTTCCATATAATGATTTCTTTATCATGTCAGCGCGTTTTTTGGAATTTATAAAAAAATATGGGTTTGATTATGATTTTGGTATGAGCGAAGCGATTATTGTCAATACAAAAGGTGAGTTATTGACGAATGAAGTCTATTATTTAGTAAGAATAGTTGTTTGGGAAATTGAGGATGAAATTGTTTACCCAGATTTAGCATTAGATGAAGATGATTTTTCACTGGAGGCATATACTAATTCAGATAAGGATATTTTGTTGTCTACTAATCACAACTATTCAGGAGCATTCATGGTATCAGAAAATTTAAAGGGTAAATTATTGGAAAATTTTTCTTTGCCTTTTCTTTATTCTTTGGAAGAGTGGAAGGAATTAAATAATTTAGACTTTTATTGGGATTAA
- a CDS encoding SMI1/KNR4 family protein: MLNFYDCDKNLSENDFNEVEKKLGVSFPSSFKSHYFKWNGGTPNLSCFVNDNIDYDYIEIRDFIPMKYSKQFEDDPDFTLEGRAINEWDLNELPRDLIPFAFDWGGNYLCLEKNSWQIIYYVRDVWSENISREANFEKNSIIIAKSFDEFLNCLEENPDD, from the coding sequence ATGCTTAATTTTTATGATTGCGATAAAAATTTATCTGAAAATGATTTCAATGAGGTTGAAAAAAAATTAGGAGTATCTTTTCCATCTTCATTCAAGTCACATTACTTCAAATGGAATGGAGGTACTCCCAATCTTTCTTGTTTTGTCAATGATAATATTGATTATGACTATATTGAAATTCGCGACTTCATTCCAATGAAATATTCTAAGCAGTTTGAGGATGATCCAGATTTCACATTAGAAGGAAGAGCAATAAATGAATGGGATCTTAATGAGTTACCTAGGGATTTAATTCCTTTTGCTTTTGATTGGGGAGGTAATTACCTCTGTTTAGAAAAAAATAGTTGGCAAATTATTTATTATGTCAGGGACGTATGGAGTGAAAATATATCAAGGGAAGCTAATTTTGAAAAAAATTCAATTATTATAGCGAAATCATTTGATGAGTTTCTAAATTGTTTAGAAGAAAATCCTGATGATTAA
- a CDS encoding HNH endonuclease, whose product MPRADAKGHTWHHVDDFDPKTGKTTMQLVNRKKTA is encoded by the coding sequence ATTCCTAGAGCTGATGCTAAAGGTCACACATGGCATCATGTTGATGATTTTGATCCAAAAACTGGTAAGACAACAATGCAGTTGGTTAACAGGAAGAAAACCGCCTGA
- a CDS encoding Imm26 family immunity protein, with protein MKIFNWEKNRTLYRYLKNGDLFCFKIADKLFGYGRIIAKNKLGATVGIFDLFTSSPVEPFDYKNAGNYPILFKTVLDCHTLFESKLESDWRIIAQDPDYQDPTPSEITSINPALGVAHNADFSIAQKIDEEEGKQRIFERIELRETPRSHYHILSLLIRYKPEIFNLPIESFAEFGDFISDEFQKIHHRNLKA; from the coding sequence ATGAAAATCTTTAATTGGGAAAAAAACAGAACTTTATATAGATATCTTAAGAATGGTGATTTATTTTGTTTTAAAATAGCTGATAAATTATTCGGTTACGGTAGAATAATCGCTAAAAATAAGCTTGGTGCCACTGTAGGAATTTTTGATTTGTTTACTTCAAGCCCAGTTGAGCCATTTGATTATAAAAATGCTGGAAATTACCCAATCCTATTCAAAACCGTTTTAGACTGTCATACCTTATTTGAATCAAAGCTAGAGTCAGATTGGCGGATAATTGCTCAGGATCCCGATTACCAAGATCCAACCCCAAGTGAAATTACTTCCATTAATCCTGCTTTAGGAGTGGCTCACAATGCAGATTTTTCTATTGCACAAAAAATAGATGAAGAGGAAGGTAAACAAAGAATATTCGAGAGAATTGAATTACGTGAAACACCAAGAAGTCATTATCATATCCTAAGTTTGCTTATTCGTTATAAACCAGAAATTTTTAATTTACCTATTGAATCATTTGCAGAATTTGGAGATTTTATTTCGGATGAGTTTCAAAAAATTCACCACCGGAATTTAAAAGCGTGA
- a CDS encoding RHS domain-containing protein — MQNYFHCDQIGIPRDMTDDKGDLIWGLLRLG; from the coding sequence GTGCAGAACTACTTCCACTGCGACCAAATCGGCATTCCAAGAGACATGACTGATGATAAAGGCGACCTGATTTGGGGATTATTACGGTTGGGGTAA